The following proteins come from a genomic window of Microbacterium sp. JZ31:
- a CDS encoding SPFH domain-containing protein — protein MDAIGPILLWILAIAVVILVITILIQAIRIVPQSEAFIIERLGRYHRTLYGGPHLLVPIIDRARSRVDLREQVVSFPPQQVITEDNLSVAVDVVVYFRVTDPRAATYEIANYLGAVEQLSVTTLRNVIGGLNLEEALVSRDVINAKLSTTLDEATGAWGIKVSRVELKAIDPPATLSDAMEKQMRAERDRRAAILTAEGHKQSQILVAEGARQAEILKAEGDKQAQVLRAQGESEAIQNVFNAIHVGAPDDRLLAYQYLQTLPKLAESQSSKLWIIPSELTEALKGIAGGFGRGTAPTDRP, from the coding sequence ATGGACGCCATCGGACCGATCCTGCTGTGGATCCTCGCCATCGCCGTCGTGATCCTGGTGATCACGATCCTCATCCAGGCGATCCGCATCGTGCCGCAGAGCGAGGCGTTCATCATCGAGCGCCTCGGCCGCTACCACCGCACGCTGTACGGCGGTCCGCACCTGCTCGTGCCGATCATCGACCGCGCGCGCTCGCGCGTGGACCTGCGCGAGCAGGTCGTGTCGTTCCCGCCGCAGCAGGTCATCACGGAGGACAACCTCTCGGTCGCGGTGGATGTCGTCGTCTACTTCCGTGTGACCGATCCCCGCGCCGCGACGTACGAGATCGCCAACTACCTCGGCGCGGTCGAGCAGCTGTCGGTCACGACCTTGCGCAACGTGATCGGCGGGCTCAACCTCGAGGAGGCGCTCGTCAGCCGCGACGTGATCAACGCAAAGCTCAGCACGACCCTCGACGAGGCGACCGGAGCGTGGGGCATCAAGGTGAGCCGCGTCGAGCTGAAGGCGATCGACCCGCCCGCCACGCTGAGCGACGCGATGGAGAAGCAGATGCGCGCGGAGCGCGACCGGCGCGCCGCCATCCTGACGGCCGAGGGCCACAAGCAGTCGCAGATCCTCGTCGCCGAGGGCGCCCGGCAGGCCGAGATCCTCAAGGCGGAGGGCGACAAGCAGGCGCAGGTGCTGCGGGCGCAGGGCGAGTCGGAGGCGATCCAGAACGTCTTCAACGCGATCCACGTGGGCGCGCCGGATGACCGGCTGCTCGCGTACCAGTACCTCCAGACGCTGCCGAAGCTCGCCGAGAGCCAGTCGAGCAAGCTCTGGATCATTCCCAGCGAGCTCACCGAGGCGCTCAAGGGCATCGCCGGCGGCTTCGGCCGCGGCACCGCTCCGACCGATCGCCCGTGA
- a CDS encoding glycerophosphodiester phosphodiesterase family protein, producing MTHPYLRGAAHPRVLAHRGLALPGQHVEENSFAAIAAAHAAGAVYVESDCHLTADGHVVLFHDDTLQRVTGDPRAVAEVTLRELEQQMEGRGGVATLTQALESFPDTRFNLDVKAAGAAIGVGWIVAEHADRVLVTSFSDERRRVALEAAHPARPATSPGSRTIARLVASVAAGLRPVAMRLLTGLDALQIPERQGAIRVLTPRLIRWAHDAGVEVHVWTINDPQRMRELVAMGVDGVVTDRADVALETLTR from the coding sequence GTGACGCACCCCTACCTGCGGGGAGCGGCGCATCCGCGCGTGCTCGCCCATCGTGGTCTTGCGCTGCCCGGCCAGCATGTCGAGGAGAACTCGTTCGCGGCGATCGCCGCGGCCCACGCGGCCGGTGCGGTGTACGTCGAGTCGGACTGTCATCTGACCGCCGACGGGCACGTCGTGCTGTTCCACGACGACACGCTCCAGCGCGTGACGGGCGATCCGCGCGCTGTGGCCGAGGTCACGCTGCGCGAGCTCGAGCAGCAGATGGAGGGGCGCGGCGGGGTGGCCACACTGACGCAGGCCCTCGAGTCCTTCCCGGACACGCGGTTCAACCTCGACGTCAAGGCGGCGGGCGCGGCCATCGGCGTCGGCTGGATCGTGGCGGAGCACGCGGACCGCGTGCTCGTGACGAGCTTCTCCGACGAGCGGCGGCGGGTCGCACTGGAGGCCGCGCATCCGGCGCGGCCCGCCACGTCGCCGGGCTCGCGCACGATCGCACGGCTCGTCGCGTCGGTCGCCGCGGGTCTCCGTCCGGTCGCCATGAGGCTGCTGACCGGCTTGGACGCCCTGCAGATCCCCGAGCGCCAGGGCGCCATCAGGGTGCTGACGCCGCGCCTGATCCGCTGGGCGCACGATGCGGGCGTGGAGGTGCACGTGTGGACGATCAACGATCCTCAGCGCATGCGCGAGCTCGTCGCGATGGGCGTCGACGGCGTCGTGACGGACCGCGCCGACGTGGCGCTCGAGACCCTCACGCGCTGA
- a CDS encoding RNA polymerase-binding protein RbpA, translated as MADRSLRGIRLGAQSLQSEEGVVFMERTQYTYHCASCDRDTTLTFAADAEAPETWECRGCGGEALLKVDGGTVEVDHSGDKAPRTHWDMLLERRTLPELEEILAERLEFVRARRGGAEDTRAKSA; from the coding sequence ATGGCAGATCGCAGCCTTCGCGGAATCCGACTCGGCGCCCAGAGCCTCCAGAGCGAGGAGGGCGTCGTCTTCATGGAGCGCACCCAGTACACGTACCACTGCGCCTCGTGCGACCGTGACACCACGCTCACCTTCGCTGCCGATGCCGAGGCTCCCGAGACCTGGGAGTGCCGTGGCTGCGGTGGCGAGGCGCTGCTGAAGGTCGACGGCGGCACCGTCGAGGTCGACCACAGCGGTGACAAGGCGCCCCGCACGCACTGGGACATGCTGCTCGAGCGCCGCACCCTTCCGGAGCTCGAGGAGATCCTCGCGGAGCGTCTCGAGTTCGTCCGCGCCCGTCGCGGCGGCGCCGAGGACACGCGCGCGAAGTCGGCCTGA
- the ppgK gene encoding polyphosphate--glucose phosphotransferase translates to MANSVERAVGIDIGGTGMKAGIVDLVKGELASDRVRIPTPDGAKPKDVLATVKELIDKLGPDAADLSVGICFPTIVKNGRTLSAANVSKKWLDFEADAFFEKGLGKPIHFVNDADAAGLAELRFGGAKDQPGLTILTTLGTGIGGALLFDGKLVPNAELGHLQWNGDSIEKYAATSARERENLSWEEWAGRLQEFYNHLEFLFSPDLILVGGGVSKNPEKFLPLIKTRADLRVATHANNAGIIGAASLAL, encoded by the coding sequence ATGGCGAACAGCGTGGAACGGGCCGTCGGCATCGACATCGGCGGCACCGGCATGAAGGCCGGGATCGTGGATCTCGTCAAGGGCGAACTGGCCAGCGACCGCGTGCGGATCCCGACCCCCGACGGCGCGAAGCCGAAGGACGTCCTGGCGACCGTCAAGGAGCTGATCGACAAGCTCGGACCGGACGCCGCCGACCTCTCGGTGGGGATCTGCTTCCCGACGATCGTGAAGAACGGACGGACGCTGTCCGCGGCCAACGTGTCGAAGAAGTGGCTCGACTTCGAGGCCGACGCGTTCTTCGAGAAGGGACTGGGCAAGCCCATCCACTTCGTCAACGACGCGGATGCCGCGGGCCTCGCGGAGCTGCGCTTCGGCGGCGCGAAGGACCAGCCCGGTCTCACCATCCTCACCACGCTCGGCACCGGCATCGGCGGCGCGCTGCTGTTCGACGGCAAGCTCGTGCCCAACGCGGAGCTCGGTCACCTGCAGTGGAACGGCGACTCGATCGAGAAGTACGCCGCGACCTCGGCGCGCGAGCGCGAGAACCTGTCGTGGGAGGAGTGGGCGGGTCGCCTGCAGGAGTTCTACAACCACCTCGAGTTCCTCTTCTCCCCCGACCTGATCCTCGTGGGCGGCGGCGTCTCGAAGAACCCCGAGAAGTTCCTTCCCCTGATCAAGACGCGCGCGGACCTGCGCGTCGCCACGCACGCGAACAACGCGGGCATCATCGGCGCGGCCTCCCTCGCCCTCTGA
- a CDS encoding bifunctional 3'-5' exonuclease/DNA polymerase, with translation MALGHAADGGIVAIVLDSDGEVGRRPLTAAEFPAWVAGREAERAASGRGIRWVWSSTADWYPRLLGSGVRVARCHDLRLSHAILRDAVPGAAALRAATAWDADAPDEVSAGGDTLFSLESSGPARGRDDIREVIAELERQDAAAPLATDPGRMRLLLAAESAGALVAAEMRVAGVPWDADHHRAILTDMLGTRVAGGVPAKMARLAEEVREALEDPAVPLDSQPRLLRALHNAGILVESTSKWELSRVDHPAIAPLLEYKRLSRLLSANGWTWLDEWVHDGRFRPVYVPGGVVTGRWASSGGGALQLPRQLREALRADPGWRIVGADVAQLEPRVLAAMARDDRMAEAARGRDLYAGIVADGAVATRAEAKGAMLGAMYGATSGESGRLVPRLRKVYPRAMALVDAAARTGEAGGTVATWLGRTSPGPDELWRTAQARAGASAADETRARRIARDRGRFTRNFVVQGTAAEWALAWLADLRLRLARLPAVDPAAAAPRSGAAFARRAHLAFFLHDEVIVHAPAEQAEAAAQALRDSAEAAGRLLFGSFPIEFPLDLRISDSAAK, from the coding sequence ATCGCTCTCGGGCATGCGGCGGACGGCGGCATCGTCGCGATCGTCCTCGACAGCGACGGGGAGGTCGGACGCCGCCCCCTCACGGCGGCGGAGTTCCCCGCCTGGGTCGCCGGACGCGAGGCGGAGAGAGCGGCGAGCGGCCGCGGCATCCGCTGGGTGTGGTCGAGCACGGCCGACTGGTACCCGCGCCTGCTCGGCTCCGGCGTGCGCGTGGCCCGCTGCCACGATCTGCGCCTGAGCCATGCGATCCTGCGCGACGCGGTGCCGGGGGCTGCCGCCCTCCGCGCCGCGACCGCGTGGGACGCGGACGCGCCGGATGAGGTGTCGGCGGGCGGCGACACCCTGTTCTCTCTCGAGTCGTCCGGCCCCGCACGCGGACGCGATGACATCCGCGAGGTGATCGCCGAGCTGGAGCGGCAGGACGCGGCAGCGCCGCTCGCGACGGATCCCGGGCGCATGCGCCTGCTGCTCGCCGCCGAATCGGCCGGCGCACTCGTCGCCGCCGAGATGCGCGTCGCGGGTGTGCCGTGGGACGCCGACCATCACCGCGCGATCCTGACCGACATGCTGGGTACTCGGGTGGCGGGCGGCGTTCCCGCGAAGATGGCGCGTCTGGCCGAGGAGGTGCGGGAGGCGCTCGAGGATCCCGCCGTTCCCCTGGACTCGCAGCCCCGGCTGCTGCGGGCCCTGCACAACGCGGGGATCCTCGTGGAGTCGACGAGCAAGTGGGAGCTGTCGCGGGTCGACCATCCCGCGATCGCGCCGCTGCTGGAGTACAAGCGCCTGTCGCGCCTGCTGTCGGCGAACGGCTGGACGTGGCTCGACGAGTGGGTGCACGACGGTCGCTTCCGACCGGTGTACGTCCCCGGCGGCGTCGTCACGGGGCGGTGGGCGTCCTCCGGTGGCGGGGCCCTGCAGCTGCCGCGGCAGCTGCGCGAGGCGCTGCGCGCCGATCCGGGGTGGCGCATCGTGGGCGCCGACGTCGCCCAGCTCGAGCCGCGCGTGCTGGCCGCGATGGCGCGCGACGACCGGATGGCCGAAGCCGCGCGCGGGCGGGATCTGTATGCGGGCATCGTGGCGGACGGCGCGGTGGCGACGCGCGCCGAGGCCAAGGGGGCGATGCTCGGCGCGATGTACGGCGCCACGAGCGGAGAGTCGGGCCGGCTCGTGCCGCGGCTGCGCAAGGTCTATCCGCGCGCCATGGCCCTGGTCGACGCGGCTGCGCGCACGGGCGAGGCGGGCGGCACCGTCGCGACGTGGCTCGGGCGCACCTCGCCGGGCCCGGACGAGCTCTGGCGGACGGCCCAGGCCCGCGCGGGCGCGTCCGCCGCGGACGAGACGCGCGCACGCCGCATAGCCCGGGACCGCGGCCGGTTCACGCGCAACTTCGTGGTGCAGGGAACGGCCGCCGAGTGGGCGCTCGCGTGGCTCGCCGATCTGCGCCTGCGCCTCGCCCGACTGCCCGCGGTCGATCCGGCGGCCGCCGCGCCGCGATCCGGAGCCGCCTTCGCCCGGCGCGCGCACCTGGCGTTCTTCCTCCATGACGAGGTCATCGTGCACGCGCCCGCCGAACAGGCGGAGGCCGCGGCGCAGGCGCTGCGCGACTCGGCAGAAGCCGCGGGCCGGCTGCTGTTCGGTTCGTTCCCGATCGAGTTCCCGCTGGACCTGCGGATCTCGGACAGCGCCGCCAAGTGA
- a CDS encoding reverse transcriptase-like protein: MTGALIVEADGGSRGNPGVAAGGAVVIDPATGSVLSELGVYVGIASNNVAEYNGMIAGLQAALERDPSEVHVRMDSKLVVEQMTGRWKIKHPDMQMLARRAQDLIAGRTVTFEWVPRADNKLADAAANESMDAQASFRRDLHAPQAAVAAPEAAGGDLLL, translated from the coding sequence GTGACCGGAGCGCTGATCGTCGAGGCCGACGGCGGATCACGGGGGAACCCTGGCGTCGCGGCCGGCGGGGCCGTCGTGATCGACCCCGCGACGGGCAGCGTGCTGAGCGAGCTGGGCGTGTACGTCGGCATCGCCTCGAACAACGTCGCCGAGTACAACGGCATGATCGCGGGCCTCCAGGCGGCGCTCGAGCGCGACCCGTCGGAGGTCCACGTGCGCATGGACTCCAAGCTCGTCGTCGAGCAGATGACCGGGCGCTGGAAGATCAAGCACCCGGACATGCAGATGCTCGCCCGCCGCGCGCAGGACCTGATCGCCGGACGAACGGTCACGTTCGAATGGGTGCCGCGGGCCGACAACAAGCTGGCGGATGCGGCGGCGAACGAGTCCATGGACGCTCAGGCGAGCTTCCGCCGCGACCTCCACGCCCCGCAGGCGGCCGTCGCGGCCCCCGAGGCCGCGGGCGGTGACCTCCTCCTCTGA
- a CDS encoding LLM class F420-dependent oxidoreductase: MTRFGYTLMTEQSGPRELVRYAQRAEEVGFDFEVSSDHYSPWLTTQGHAPYAWSLLGAVAAVTSRVDLMTYVTCPTIRYHPAVVAQKAATMQLLSEGRFTLGLGSGESLNEHVVGEGWPGVDQRQEMLVEAIEIIRALHTGDLVTYDGAYFRVDSARVWDAPEGGVPIGVAVSGESSLSRLAPLGDHLIAVQPEADLLSGWEEHHEGGGSRKIGQVPISWDPDKDTAIQRAHEEFRWFAGGWKVNADLPTPAGFAAASQFVRPEDVAASIPCGPDLDELAEGVRPFLDAGFTDVAIVQIGDARQQEFLDQVAEPLLERLRAL, encoded by the coding sequence ATGACCCGTTTCGGATACACCCTCATGACCGAGCAGAGCGGGCCGCGTGAGCTCGTGCGCTACGCCCAGCGAGCGGAGGAGGTCGGCTTCGACTTCGAGGTCTCGAGCGACCACTACTCCCCCTGGCTGACGACCCAGGGGCACGCACCGTATGCGTGGAGCCTCCTCGGCGCGGTCGCGGCGGTCACCTCCCGCGTCGATCTCATGACCTACGTGACGTGCCCCACGATCCGCTATCACCCGGCGGTCGTGGCGCAGAAGGCCGCCACCATGCAGCTGCTGTCGGAGGGGCGCTTCACGCTCGGCCTGGGCTCCGGCGAGAGTCTCAACGAGCACGTGGTCGGCGAGGGCTGGCCGGGGGTCGACCAGCGCCAGGAGATGCTCGTCGAGGCGATCGAGATCATCCGCGCTCTCCACACCGGCGACCTCGTGACGTACGACGGCGCCTACTTCCGCGTCGACTCCGCCCGCGTGTGGGATGCGCCCGAGGGAGGCGTGCCGATCGGCGTCGCCGTGTCGGGCGAGAGCTCGCTGTCGCGCCTCGCGCCGCTCGGCGACCACCTCATCGCGGTGCAGCCGGAGGCCGACCTCCTGAGCGGATGGGAAGAGCACCACGAGGGCGGCGGATCCCGCAAGATCGGCCAGGTGCCGATCAGCTGGGACCCGGACAAGGACACCGCCATCCAGCGCGCGCACGAGGAGTTCCGCTGGTTCGCCGGGGGCTGGAAGGTCAACGCGGATCTGCCGACGCCCGCGGGCTTCGCGGCCGCGTCGCAGTTCGTGCGTCCCGAGGACGTCGCGGCGTCGATCCCCTGCGGACCGGACCTGGACGAGCTCGCAGAGGGGGTGCGTCCGTTCCTCGACGCCGGCTTCACGGACGTGGCGATCGTCCAGATCGGCGACGCCCGGCAGCAGGAGTTCCTCGACCAGGTCGCCGAGCCGCTCCTTGAGCGCCTGCGCGCGCTCTGA
- a CDS encoding MOSC domain-containing protein codes for MPIVKALYHYPVKGFTPQARDALTVRDDGRIEGDRVLAFRFADAARPDERDGLDYWAKSRGLSLMDFPALARIRTDWDGVRLRMTIDGEVLVEEGLDPAGRRRIADAMASYVAGTPDARRLRAVGRLPLELVGDGVVPRFQDRPRGYVSLHSTASVAALDALVGAPVDDRRFRSNIVVDGLDAWSELDWVGRIRIGEVAFEAQKPIVRCLAIHANPDTGERDARLLPTLTGRIGQREPTLGILLLPVERAGVIRVGDEVSVDEDCSAARDPAAAQPVRP; via the coding sequence GTGCCGATCGTGAAAGCCTTGTATCACTACCCCGTCAAGGGCTTCACGCCGCAGGCCCGCGATGCGCTCACGGTGAGGGACGACGGCCGGATCGAGGGCGACCGCGTGCTGGCGTTCCGGTTCGCGGACGCCGCCCGCCCGGACGAGCGGGACGGCCTCGACTACTGGGCGAAGAGCCGTGGCCTGTCGCTCATGGACTTCCCGGCGCTGGCACGCATCCGCACGGACTGGGACGGTGTGCGGCTGCGGATGACGATCGACGGCGAGGTGCTCGTCGAGGAGGGCTTGGACCCGGCCGGACGCCGGCGGATCGCGGATGCGATGGCGTCGTATGTGGCGGGGACGCCTGATGCGCGACGCCTGCGGGCGGTCGGCCGCCTCCCGCTCGAGCTCGTCGGGGATGGCGTCGTGCCGCGGTTCCAGGACCGCCCGCGCGGTTACGTGTCCCTGCACAGCACCGCCTCCGTGGCGGCCCTCGACGCACTCGTCGGCGCGCCGGTCGACGATCGCCGCTTCCGCTCGAACATCGTCGTCGACGGTCTGGACGCCTGGAGCGAGCTGGACTGGGTCGGGCGCATCCGGATCGGCGAGGTCGCGTTCGAGGCGCAGAAGCCGATCGTGCGGTGTCTGGCGATCCATGCGAACCCCGACACCGGGGAGCGCGACGCGCGGCTGCTGCCGACGCTGACGGGCCGGATCGGCCAGCGCGAGCCGACCCTCGGCATCCTGCTGCTGCCTGTCGAGCGCGCGGGCGTCATCCGGGTCGGTGACGAGGTCTCCGTCGACGAAGACTGTTCCGCGGCGCGCGACCCCGCCGCGGCGCAGCCGGTCCGCCCGTAG
- the aceE gene encoding pyruvate dehydrogenase (acetyl-transferring), homodimeric type has translation MAVHDQDPYSQGPQDSDPEETSEWQQSLDELVDAKGHQRGREIMLSLLKRSKDLHLGVPMVPTTDYVNTIAPEDEPEFPGDEELERRYRSWIRWNAALTVHRAQRPGIGVGGHISTYASSAALYEVGFNHFFRGQDHPSGGDQIFIQGHASPGTYARAFLEGRLSEAQLDGFRQEKSAGENGLSSYPHPRLMPEFWQFPTVSMGLGPINAVYQAMTNKYLANRGIKDVGDSHVWAFLGDGEMDEVESRGQLQVAANEGLDNLTFVVNCNLQRLDGPVRGNGKIVQELESFFRGAGWNVIKVIWGREWDDLLQRDTDGALLNLMNVTPDGDFQTYKAESGAFIRENFFGRDPRALELVKDYSDEQIWGLRRGGHDYRKVYAAFKAAMEHKGQPTVILAHTIKGYGLGPHFEGRNATHQMKKMTLADLKLFRDTMHIPVTDKQLEDDPYRAPYYHPGENDETIQYMLERRRALGGFLPERRSKYTQISLPQDKDYALLKKGSGTQEVATTMAFVRLVKDLLKVDGFGNRIVPIIPDEARTFGMDSYFPTAKIYNPNGQNYTSVDRELLLAYKESPQGQILHVGINEAGALAAFTGTGTAYSTHGEPLIPIYIFYSMFGFQRTGDAQWAAGDQMARGFIIGATAGRTTLTGEGLQHADGHSHLLASTNPATVSYDPAYGYEVAHIVRSGIERMYGGQHEDPNVMYYITVYNEPLVMPAEPENVDVDGIVRGIHRISQGSGDGPRTQLLASGVGVPWALEAQALLKNDWGVIADVWSVTSWTELRRDGLAADEHNFLHPEAEPKTAYITDKLKDAEGPVIAVSDFMHAVQDQIRPWIPQRYLTLGADGFGFSDTRAAARRFFKIDGPSMAVRALQALADEGKVDRGVIAQAIEKYRLHDVNAGTSGNAGGES, from the coding sequence GTGGCTGTACACGACCAGGATCCGTACTCGCAGGGACCGCAGGACAGCGACCCGGAGGAGACCAGCGAGTGGCAGCAGTCGCTGGACGAGCTCGTCGACGCGAAGGGTCACCAGCGCGGTCGCGAGATCATGCTGAGCCTGCTGAAGCGCTCGAAGGATCTGCACCTGGGCGTTCCGATGGTGCCGACCACGGACTACGTCAACACGATCGCGCCGGAGGACGAGCCCGAGTTCCCGGGTGACGAGGAGCTCGAGCGCCGCTACCGCTCGTGGATCCGGTGGAACGCGGCCCTCACGGTGCACCGTGCGCAGCGCCCCGGCATCGGCGTCGGCGGCCACATCTCGACCTATGCGTCGTCTGCCGCGCTGTACGAGGTCGGCTTCAACCACTTCTTCCGCGGCCAGGACCACCCGTCCGGCGGCGACCAGATCTTCATCCAGGGCCACGCGTCGCCCGGCACCTACGCGCGCGCGTTCCTCGAGGGCCGCCTCTCCGAGGCGCAGCTCGACGGCTTCCGCCAGGAGAAGTCGGCGGGCGAGAACGGCCTGTCGTCCTACCCGCACCCGCGCCTGATGCCGGAGTTCTGGCAGTTCCCGACCGTGTCGATGGGTCTCGGCCCGATCAACGCGGTCTACCAGGCGATGACCAACAAGTACCTCGCCAACCGCGGCATCAAGGACGTCGGCGACAGCCACGTCTGGGCGTTCCTCGGCGATGGCGAGATGGACGAGGTCGAGAGCCGCGGTCAGCTGCAGGTCGCCGCGAACGAGGGCCTCGACAACCTCACCTTCGTCGTGAACTGCAACCTGCAGCGCCTCGACGGTCCCGTGCGCGGCAACGGCAAGATCGTGCAGGAGCTCGAGAGCTTCTTCCGCGGTGCGGGCTGGAACGTCATCAAGGTCATCTGGGGCCGCGAGTGGGACGACCTGCTCCAGCGCGACACCGATGGCGCGCTGCTGAACCTCATGAACGTCACGCCCGACGGAGACTTCCAGACCTACAAGGCCGAGTCGGGCGCGTTCATCCGCGAGAACTTCTTCGGTCGCGACCCGCGCGCCCTCGAGCTCGTCAAGGACTACTCGGACGAGCAGATCTGGGGCCTGCGTCGCGGCGGCCACGACTACCGCAAGGTCTACGCGGCGTTCAAGGCCGCCATGGAGCACAAGGGCCAGCCGACCGTCATCCTCGCCCACACCATCAAGGGCTACGGCCTCGGGCCGCACTTCGAGGGCCGCAACGCGACCCACCAGATGAAGAAGATGACGCTCGCCGACCTCAAGCTGTTCCGCGACACGATGCACATCCCCGTCACGGACAAGCAGCTCGAGGACGACCCGTACCGCGCGCCGTACTACCACCCGGGCGAGAACGACGAGACGATCCAGTACATGCTGGAGCGCCGCCGCGCGCTCGGCGGCTTCCTGCCGGAGCGCCGCAGCAAGTACACCCAGATCTCGCTGCCGCAGGACAAGGACTACGCCCTGCTGAAGAAGGGATCCGGCACGCAGGAGGTCGCCACCACGATGGCGTTCGTCCGCCTCGTGAAGGACCTGCTGAAGGTCGACGGCTTCGGCAACCGCATCGTGCCGATCATCCCGGACGAGGCGCGCACGTTCGGCATGGACTCGTACTTCCCGACCGCGAAGATCTACAACCCGAACGGACAGAACTACACGTCCGTCGACCGCGAGCTCCTCCTCGCCTACAAGGAGAGCCCGCAGGGCCAGATCCTCCACGTCGGCATCAACGAGGCCGGCGCCCTCGCGGCGTTCACGGGAACGGGAACGGCCTACTCCACGCACGGCGAGCCGCTGATCCCGATCTACATCTTCTACTCGATGTTCGGCTTCCAGCGCACGGGCGACGCCCAGTGGGCCGCCGGCGACCAGATGGCGCGCGGCTTCATCATCGGCGCCACCGCGGGACGCACCACCCTGACGGGTGAGGGTCTGCAGCACGCCGACGGCCACTCGCACCTGCTCGCATCGACGAATCCCGCCACGGTGTCGTACGACCCGGCCTACGGCTATGAGGTCGCGCACATCGTGCGGTCCGGCATCGAGCGGATGTACGGCGGCCAGCACGAGGACCCGAACGTGATGTACTACATCACCGTCTACAACGAGCCCCTCGTGATGCCGGCTGAGCCGGAGAACGTGGACGTCGACGGCATCGTGCGCGGCATCCACCGCATCTCGCAGGGCTCGGGCGACGGTCCCCGCACGCAGCTTCTCGCGTCGGGTGTCGGCGTGCCGTGGGCGCTCGAGGCCCAGGCGCTGCTCAAGAACGACTGGGGCGTGATCGCCGACGTGTGGTCGGTCACGAGCTGGACCGAGCTGCGCCGCGACGGCCTCGCCGCCGACGAGCACAACTTCCTGCACCCCGAGGCCGAGCCGAAGACCGCGTACATCACGGACAAGCTCAAGGACGCCGAGGGCCCGGTCATCGCGGTCAGTGACTTCATGCACGCCGTGCAGGACCAGATCCGTCCGTGGATCCCGCAGCGCTACCTGACGCTCGGCGCCGACGGCTTCGGCTTCTCGGACACGCGCGCCGCGGCCCGCCGCTTCTTCAAGATCGACGGCCCGTCCATGGCCGTGCGCGCCCTGCAGGCGCTCGCGGACGAGGGCAAGGTCGACCGGGGCGTGATCGCCCAGGCGATCGAGAAGTACCGGCTGCACGACGTCAACGCCGGCACGTCCGGCAACGCCGGCGGGGAGAGCTGA